A single region of the Paraburkholderia megapolitana genome encodes:
- the argA gene encoding amino-acid N-acetyltransferase, which produces MNSQPDLVPAPESIPAASQAQESDLPHAQFVDWMRSVAPYIHEFRNKTFVVGFGGEVVHEGLLSALVSDIALLQAMGIQIVLVHGSRPQVEEQMSLHGVESEFSHGMRITDARALESAKEAAGEVRLDIEAAISQGLPNTPMAHAHISVVSGNFVTARPVGILDGVDFAHTGVVRKIDADSIRHSLASRKLVLLSPLGFSPTGEAFNLSMEDVASAAAIALRADKIVFLTETPGLMDDQSELIRELSLDDAFKLHESGEVTGDAGFYLKHSIRACRGGVARAHIIPYALDGSLLLELFLHDGVGTMISYENLESLREATPDDVGGLLTLIEPLETDGTLVRRDRHQIERDIDHFSVIEHDAVLFGCAALYPYPQERIGEMACLTVAPEAQGSGDGERLLKRIEQRARARGLTRIFVLTTRTEHWFLKRGFVKATVDDLPEDRRRLYNWQRKSLVLMKQL; this is translated from the coding sequence ATGAATTCTCAACCCGACCTCGTCCCCGCGCCCGAGAGCATTCCGGCGGCCTCCCAGGCCCAGGAATCCGACTTGCCGCATGCGCAATTTGTCGACTGGATGCGTTCGGTCGCCCCCTATATTCACGAGTTCCGGAACAAGACGTTTGTCGTCGGGTTCGGCGGCGAAGTAGTGCACGAGGGCCTGCTCAGTGCGCTCGTCTCCGACATCGCGCTGCTGCAGGCGATGGGCATCCAGATCGTGCTGGTACACGGCTCGCGCCCGCAGGTCGAAGAGCAGATGAGCCTGCACGGCGTCGAATCCGAGTTCTCGCACGGCATGCGCATCACCGATGCCCGCGCGCTCGAATCCGCGAAAGAAGCCGCCGGCGAAGTGCGCCTCGACATCGAAGCGGCGATTAGCCAGGGCTTGCCGAACACGCCGATGGCGCACGCGCACATCAGCGTCGTGTCCGGCAACTTCGTCACCGCTCGGCCGGTCGGGATTCTCGACGGCGTCGATTTCGCGCACACCGGTGTCGTGCGTAAGATCGATGCGGATTCGATCCGCCATTCGCTGGCAAGCCGCAAGCTCGTGCTGCTCTCGCCGCTTGGTTTCTCGCCGACCGGCGAGGCGTTCAATCTGTCGATGGAAGACGTCGCGTCCGCCGCCGCCATCGCGCTGCGCGCCGACAAGATCGTGTTTCTCACCGAAACGCCCGGTCTGATGGACGACCAGAGCGAGCTGATCCGCGAACTGTCGCTCGACGACGCTTTCAAACTGCATGAAAGCGGCGAAGTCACCGGTGACGCGGGCTTCTATCTGAAGCACTCGATCCGCGCGTGTCGCGGTGGCGTTGCACGGGCGCACATCATTCCGTACGCACTCGACGGCAGCCTGCTGCTCGAACTGTTCCTGCACGACGGCGTCGGCACGATGATCTCGTACGAGAATCTGGAAAGCCTGCGCGAAGCGACACCGGACGACGTCGGCGGCCTGCTGACGCTGATCGAGCCGCTCGAAACCGACGGCACGCTCGTGCGGCGCGATCGCCACCAGATCGAACGCGACATCGACCACTTCTCGGTGATCGAGCACGATGCGGTACTGTTCGGTTGCGCGGCGCTCTATCCGTACCCGCAGGAGCGTATCGGCGAAATGGCGTGCCTCACGGTCGCGCCGGAAGCGCAAGGTTCCGGCGACGGCGAGCGGCTGCTCAAGCGCATCGAACAGCGCGCGCGGGCCCGCGGCCTCACGCGCATCTTCGTACTGACGACCCGCACCGAACACTGGTTCCTCAAACGCGGCTTTGTGAAGGCAACGGTCGATGACCTGCCCGAAGATCGCCGCCGTCTATATAACTGGCAGCGCAAGTCACTCGTGCTGATGAAGCAGCTCTGA